DNA from Brachyspira aalborgi:
TTTTAATTTCATCGTAAAAAGAAATTCTATAAGAATATTTTTTTATTGTTTTATCCAAAGTATCTAAATCGGGTTTTACATATAACGATATTGAAACCAAATCGGATGTCCACCATAAAATATATTCTTCAAAAGGTTTGTTATAATATGAAAAATATTTAATGTCGGTTTTTGAAGTATCTCCGTATTCCATTTTTAATTTTTCTTTTATATCGTCTATCTTCGAGCCTTCTGCGGGATAAGAAAATTTTGGATTATTATAACTGTATCCTATATGATTGCAAATTTCTATTCTATATAAAGCGTCTTTGTAAAAATATAAATAATAAGCCAATTCTTCTTTATCGTTTTTATAGATATTTAATAAAGTATTTTCGTTTAATTCTATTGTTTCAAAATAATCGGCAAACAAAATTAAATTATAATTAGTAATTTTATTTTCGGTTTCTTCAACGCTCATTCCAAATTTTAAAGTTTTATAACCGTTTAATTCAAAAAGTTCGGGAAGAAATTGAGCGAATAAAATATTTCCCATTAATAAAATTATTATTACAATTTTCATTTTTTATTTTTATAAAACTTTTTAATTATATTTAAAGCGTCTTTTGGAGTTTCCATAAAATTAAGCAAATCCAAATCTTCCACATCTATATACTGTTCGTTAATCATATCTTTTTTTATCCAATTTAAAAGGTCGTTATAAAATTCTTTTCCGTAAACTATAACGGGAATTCTATGCAATACTTTAGTTTGTATTAAAGTTAAAGTTTCAAACATTTCATCCATAGTTCCAAATCCGCCTGGAAATATTATTAAAGCTTTTGCATATTTAACGAACATAACTTTTCTTGCAAAAAAATATCTGAATTTAATTTCTTCTTTAACATAAGGATTTGTTTTTTGTTCATGCGGAAGTTCTATGCATAATCCGATTGAATTCCCATTCGCATCGTAAGCTCCTCTATTTCCCGCTTCCATTATTCCAGGTCCGCCTCCAGTTATTATATCGTATTTATTTTTAGCGAGTAATTTTGCAGTTTCATAAGCCGCTTTATAATGCGGATGCTCCTCTTTAGTTCTTGCACTTCCGAAAATCGTAACCGCGTTTTTATAATAAGACATAGTTTCAAAACCTTCGACAAACTCTCCAATTATTCTAAATATACGCCAAGATTCCTGTTGCATATCAGCGTTTTGTAATTCAAAATTTTCTCTTCTCATTAAAAAATTCTCCAAATTTTATTAATTATGTTTTTCTAATTTATAAAGTATTATGTTAATTTTTCGGAAACGGATAAAATATTTTTAATAATTTTTATTATCACTTAATTAAAGAATTCTAAAATCAAGCGAATTTACTTCTATAAATTTTTCTTTTCCTAAAACCGCTCCTAAAAATATTGAAGGGTTTGAAGTATAACTTCCAAAACATAATTCAGAATTCAATAAAATCTCAATAGTTCTATTAATTTACAATATAAATTATTTGAATAATATGCAAATATATTATTTAATTTTAAAGCAAATATTTAAATTAAATATATTAAATTTTAAATTTATTTCTAAAATTATCTCGCCATTTTCTAACGGGAATCCACCAAGCTAAAGTATCAATTAATTTATTTAATCTATCTAATTTATCATTTCTACTTTCAATTAAATTTTTATCATTAATAAAAAACTTTTTATTTACTAGCATTATATTTATAAATTTATCTACTAAATCTTGTTTATAATGTTTAGAAAATAATTTTTGACATTCCAAAATATCATTATCGGTAGGCAAATATTCCCAAGGCAAAGTTAATAAATATAGATAATCTAAAATATTGTCTTTTATATTTTCGTCTAAAATTACAGCGCCGATATTAGCAAATCTATTCCATAAACCTTCATTAAAACTTAATTTTTTGCCTCTTAAACAGCTAAATAATATACAATTTGTTATACTATGTCTTTCATTGCCATTATAATGCAACGCAATGTCATGCAATATTAAAATAGCGTTCTTTTTAAGATATGGCAATACTATTAAAAAATCTAAAAATTCTCCAGGATTTATATGCATCGTATCTATTAAGCATAAATTTATTTCTCCCCCGATTTCCTCCATATATTTTGCCGCTGTTCCTCCCGTATATAACTTCCATTTATTTTTAAGATTACTAAATTTTTCATCTATAATAAAACCTGTATTTTTAGAATTATCATAATACAATTTTGTATTATAATCTACGGAATATAATTTAGCGTTATCAAAATCTTTTATAGCATTTAAAATAATAGCCGAACTCCCGCCAGCTGACACACCCAATTCAAGTATCTTTTTAGGTTTAGTTTGTCTGACTATTCCATTCAAAAAATACCTTTCTAAATAAGTCATTTCGCTAGTAAGCTTTGATTTAGTAATCTTTATATCTAAAATATCGTTGATTTGATTTAATACTTCATTTTCAAATTTTTCAGGTTTATCTATTATCATTTTTTACTCCTTCTTTCTTTATTTAATTTATTTTTTATTTGCGTAAATTAAATTTGAAAGAAGATTTTAATTTAGTAGTAAAATATGATTTTATAATATTTGCTAAAATGAATATAAATAATAATCTATTCTTATTATAAAATTTAATAATTAAAACATATATATAAATTAAATCTTTGCAATGAAAAAATCGCCGAAAAAATTTATAATGCGGCGTGTAGTGTAGTGTAGTGTAGTGTAGTGTAGTGTCAAACTAAACATATAAAATCTCCACCTTATTTTTTAATGAATAAATTATACAATATTTTAAAAAATATGTCAAATTTATTTTTTAGTAATTTTTATTATAATTTGATATTATAACATAAATTATAGTTTATTTATAAGAAAATGGAAAAAATAAAGCAATTTCAATGGTAAAAGCAATGAATAATAAAAATATAGACATTAACCTTATAAGCGAAATCACAGGCTTAAACCTATAAGAAATAAAAAAATTTTAAAATCTTAAACTTACAAAAAAATAAACTCACACTTTCAATACAAACAAAAAATTAAAGAGAATTTATTTTATCTAAAATAGTTTCGTCTATTAAAAAAGGAGCGCCCAAAAATTTTGAAAATTTAATTATAGAATATTTATCGCCGTTAAAAACTACGACTCCAGATATGCTTCCCGTTTCAAAAACATACATAGTGTCGGAATATCCCGTTATATCGTATACGCTTATGCTTGTATAACCGAGTCCTGTAATATTAGATACGGTTCATCGGCAAAATATATTGTTAAGCCGCCTCCGCGAACTATTATAAATAAAAAATTACCGCCATCTAAAATATAATTTCTACTTCTATAATGTCCGTTATAAATATACGGAATGCCGATTGATATCTTATTGACGCAATAAGATAAAAAATCGAAACAAATAAAAAATATATTTTAAATTTCATCTCTATAAATTTCTAACAATTATGTTTATATATTAACAAGTTCATTAGATAAAATATCTCTTAATAATGCTAGTATAGCAGGTTATATTAATATGGATTTAGGAGGTAAAGACGGAGGAATTGCTGTTCCTAATATGGGAGATAGTCAGGTTAATTATGTCTATATAGCGACTAAAAGAGCGATATTGAAAGGAAAAACTATAACTATATATGATGAGCAAGGAAATAAAATTGATAGAACGATTACTTTCAATGATGATAACAGCGTAGCAACTTATACATATAAAGGCAAGACTACAGAATTTAAGAGAGATTAAATAATTTATTATTCATTTTCATTTAAGAGAGGAGGCTTTATTATTAAGTCTCCTCTTCTTTTTTATTTTAAATATTTATTTTTATAAATTAAATTAATTTTTTTAATAAAATAATAATTTTTAAATCGTTATTCTTTATAATCTTATAAAATAATTTATACTATTATACTATTTTACAATTTTAAGCTTTTTTAAGAGCCGCCGCTAATATTTTATCTAAAGGCAAAATTTCATCAACTCCGCCTCTTGCAATAGCCTCTCTCGGCATTCCAAATACGGTGCAAGTCTCTTCGTTTTGAGCTATATTATAAGCGCCCGCGTCATGCATTTCTTTCATGCCGTTTGCTCCATCGTCTCCCATACCCGTGAGAATAATTCCTATAGCTTTATGTTTTGCGTAAACTGCGCCGCTTCTAAATAAAACATCGACTGAAGGTCTATGTCTTGTGACAGGGTCGCCGTCTCTAACTTCGACATAATATTTTCCGTTTCTTACTTTTATCATAGTATGTTTTGCGCCTCGAGATAAAATAGCCTGTCCTCTTCCAACGCTCATTCCGTCTTCGGATTCAAAAACTTCTATTTTCAAAACATTATTCAATCTTTTTGCAAAAGAAGTTGTAAAATGTTCGGGCATATGTTGAGTTATAACTATAGGAGGAGCGGACGGAGTGACATCTTTTAAACATTCGACTAACGCTTCAGTTCCGCCCGTAGAAGAACCTATTAAAATTATTTTATCTAATGGAACTTCTCTCGAAGGAGTTAGAGGAAGTATAATATCCGCCGTATTTTTTTGATATACTTTAAATCCCGAAGTTTGCGGAGCCTCCAAATTAATAGAAGAAGTATGAATAACGCTTTCTTTAATATCGCCAGGCATAGATATACCATGCTTTTTGTAGAATTTGCCTCTGTTTGCATAAGCGTTTTTTATCTTTTCAACCAAATCGGTGGCAAGCTCTTCGACTCCATCTCTAACATTAGCCGAAGGTTTTATAACATAATCGAAAGCGCCTATATTTAAAGCGTCCAAAGCAAGCTCTCTATGTTTTTCAAGCAAAGAGCTAAACATAATTACTGGAATAGGGTTATTCAGCATAAGCTTTTTTAAATAAGTTATTCCGTCCATTTCGGGCATTTCGATATCCAAAGTTAGAATATCGGGTTTTAAGGTTTTAATTTTACTTTCGGCAAGTATAGGATTAGCCGCCGTCCCAACCATTTCCAAAGAAGGGTCAGAACTCACGATTTTAGTAAGAAGTTGCCTAATCAAGGCGCTGTCATCGACAGACATTACTTTAATTTTAGTAGCCATATAATAATCCTTTAAAAATTTTATTAAAACAATGTAATATCAGATTTCTCTTCAATTTTGTTTTGTAAGCTTTTAGAATATTTAATTTCTTGCTCAACGGAAAACTCTTTAGTTTGACTTTCCATTTTCTTCATTAAAACTCTATTTTCCGTATTGAAAAAAAATACTTTTCTGGGCCATGAGCCTCCTATATCTTCGCTTATAATCGGAATTTTCTCTTCGGATAAAAAATTTTTTGCAAATCTTATATTCTTATCGGGAATTTGAAGTAAATTGCTAGTCATACCCGTAAGAACATGTCCGCCTCCAAATATTTTTGCCGTAAGATTTTCTTTTTTTCCGCCTAATTTTATTATTTCGTTAATCAAAACTTCCATAGCAAATAATCCGTATCTCGTATGATTATAATCGTCTTCTGGATTTTCCCATTCTCTCATTTCTGGAAGCATAAAATGATTCATTCCGCCGAATTTTAATTTATTTTCAAAAAGGCATACCGAAATACAACTTCCCAAAACAGTCTTTATAACGGCTGGCTCTTTAGAAGCGTAATAGCCTCCTATGTATATCGTAATTCTCTTAAAATTACTATCGGCGGCGGATGGAAAATCTACCATAAAACTAAATCCCTCTATATATTAAATCTTTTTATATATATTACTTGAAACATATCTAAATTTATCCGATATTCCAAATAAAGTTTCAGAATGCCCTATAAATACCAAACTATCTTCTTTCATATATCTATAAAATTTATTAAATAATTCTTTTTGAAAATCTTTATCAAAATAAATTATAACATTTCTACAAAAAATCAAGTCAAACATAGTATGAATATCAAAATCGGATTCTTTAAAATTTAATTGCCTAAAAAATAAATCCTTTTGC
Protein-coding regions in this window:
- a CDS encoding TIGR00730 family Rossman fold protein gives rise to the protein MRRENFELQNADMQQESWRIFRIIGEFVEGFETMSYYKNAVTIFGSARTKEEHPHYKAAYETAKLLAKNKYDIITGGGPGIMEAGNRGAYDANGNSIGLCIELPHEQKTNPYVKEEIKFRYFFARKVMFVKYAKALIIFPGGFGTMDEMFETLTLIQTKVLHRIPVIVYGKEFYNDLLNWIKKDMINEQYIDVEDLDLLNFMETPKDALNIIKKFYKNKK
- a CDS encoding class I SAM-dependent methyltransferase; translation: MIIDKPEKFENEVLNQINDILDIKITKSKLTSEMTYLERYFLNGIVRQTKPKKILELGVSAGGSSAIILNAIKDFDNAKLYSVDYNTKLYYDNSKNTGFIIDEKFSNLKNKWKLYTGGTAAKYMEEIGGEINLCLIDTMHINPGEFLDFLIVLPYLKKNAILILHDIALHYNGNERHSITNCILFSCLRGKKLSFNEGLWNRFANIGAVILDENIKDNILDYLYLLTLPWEYLPTDNDILECQKLFSKHYKQDLVDKFINIMLVNKKFFINDKNLIESRNDKLDRLNKLIDTLAWWIPVRKWRDNFRNKFKI
- a CDS encoding protein-glutamate methylesterase/protein-glutamine glutaminase, which codes for MATKIKVMSVDDSALIRQLLTKIVSSDPSLEMVGTAANPILAESKIKTLKPDILTLDIEMPEMDGITYLKKLMLNNPIPVIMFSSLLEKHRELALDALNIGAFDYVIKPSANVRDGVEELATDLVEKIKNAYANRGKFYKKHGISMPGDIKESVIHTSSINLEAPQTSGFKVYQKNTADIILPLTPSREVPLDKIILIGSSTGGTEALVECLKDVTPSAPPIVITQHMPEHFTTSFAKRLNNVLKIEVFESEDGMSVGRGQAILSRGAKHTMIKVRNGKYYVEVRDGDPVTRHRPSVDVLFRSGAVYAKHKAIGIILTGMGDDGANGMKEMHDAGAYNIAQNEETCTVFGMPREAIARGGVDEILPLDKILAAALKKA
- a CDS encoding chemotaxis protein CheD; amino-acid sequence: MVDFPSAADSNFKRITIYIGGYYASKEPAVIKTVLGSCISVCLFENKLKFGGMNHFMLPEMREWENPEDDYNHTRYGLFAMEVLINEIIKLGGKKENLTAKIFGGGHVLTGMTSNLLQIPDKNIRFAKNFLSEEKIPIISEDIGGSWPRKVFFFNTENRVLMKKMESQTKEFSVEQEIKYSKSLQNKIEEKSDITLF